The following proteins are co-located in the Equus caballus isolate H_3958 breed thoroughbred chromosome 15, TB-T2T, whole genome shotgun sequence genome:
- the DCTN1 gene encoding dynactin subunit 1 isoform X9, which yields MSAEASARPLRVGSRVEVIGKGHRGTVAYVGATLFATGKWVGVILDEAKGKNDGTVQGRKYFTCDEGHGIFVRQSQIQVFEDGADTTSPETPDSSASKILKRDGTDSTAKTSKLRGLKPKKAPTARKTTTRRPKPTRPASTGVAGASSSLGPSGSASAGELSSSEPSTPAQTPLAAPIIPTPALTSPGAAPPLPSPSKEEEGLRAQVRDLEEKLETLRLKRAEDKAKLKELEKHKIQLEQVQEWKSKMQEQQADLQRRLKEARKEAKEALEAKERYMEEMADTADAIEMATLDKEMAEERAESLQQEVEALKERVDELTTDLEILKAEIEEKGSDGAASSYQLKQLEEQNARLKDALVRMRDLSSSEKQEHVKLQKLMEKKNQELEVVRQQRERLQEELSQAESTIDELKEQVDAALGAEEMVEMLTDRNLNLEEKVRELRETVGDLEAMNEMNDELQENARETELELREQLDMAGARVREAQKRVEAAQETVADYQQTIKKYRQLTAHLQDVNRELTNQQEASVERQQQPPPETFDFKIKFAETKAHAKAIEMELRQMEVAQANRHMSLLTAFMPDSFLRPGGDHDCVLVLLLMPRLICKAELIRKQAQEKFELSEHCSERPGLRGASGEQLSFAAGLVYSLSLLQATLHRYEHALSQCSVDVYKKVGSLYPEMSAHERSLDFLIELLHKDQLDETVNVEPLTKAIKYYQHLYSIHLAEQPEDSTMQLADHIKFTQSALDCMSVEVGRLRAFLQGGQEASDIALLLRDLETSCSDIRQFCKKIRRRMPGTDAPGIPAALAFGPQVSDTLLDCRKHLTWVVAVLQEVAAAAAQLIAPLAENEGLPVAALEELAFKASEQIYGTPSSSPYECLRQSCNILISTMNKLATAMQEGEYDAERPPSKPPPVELRAAALRAEITDAEGLGLKLEDRETVIKELKKSLKIKGEELSEANVRLSLLEKKLDSAAKDADERIEKVQTRLEETQALLRKKEKEFEETMDALQADIDQLEAEKAELKQRLNSQSKRTIEGLRGPPPSGIATLVSGIAGGGAPGQAPGSVPGPGLVKDSPLLLQQISAMRLHISQLQHENSILKGAQMKASLAALPPLHVAKLSLPPHEGLGSDLAAGALYRKTSQLLETLNQLSTHTHVVDITRTSPAAKSPSAQLLEQVAQLKSLSDTIEKLKDEVLKETVSQRPGATVPTDFATFPSSAFLRAKEEQQDDTVFMGKVTFSCAAGLGQRHRLVLTQEQLHQLHSRLIS from the exons GCACCGACAGCCCGAAAG ACCACAACTCGGCGGCCCAAG CCTACCCGCCCAGCCAGTACTGGGGTGGCTGGGGCCAGTAGCTCCCTGGGCCCCTCTGGCTCAGCATCCGCAGGTGAACTGAGCAGCAGTGAGCCCAGCACGCCAGCTCAGACTCCACTGGCAGCACCCATCATCCCCACGCCGGCCCTCACCTCTCCTGGAGCAGCCCCCCCACTTCCTTCCCCCTCCAAG GaagaggaggggctgagggccCAGGTGCGGGACCTGGAGGAGAAACTGGAGACCCTGCGGTTGAAACGGGCAGAAGACAAGGCAAAGCTGAAAGAGCTGGAGAAACACAAGATCCAGCTGGAGCAGGTGCAGGAATGGAAGAGCAAAATGCAAGAGCAGCAGGCAGACCTGCAGCGGCGCCTCAAGGAGGCGCGGAAG GAAGCCAAAGAGGCACTGGAGGCAAAGGAACGCTACATGGAGGAGATGGCTGACACTGCTGATGCCATCGAGATGGCCACTCTGGACAAGGAGATGGCCGAAGAGCGGGCTGAGTCCCTGCAGCAGGAGGTGGAGGCACTGAAGGAGCGTGTGGATGAGCTCACCACTGACCTGGAGATCCTGAAGGCTGAGATTGAAGAGAAGG GCTCAGATGGGGCTGCGTCCAGTTATCAGCTCAAGCAGCTTGAGGAGCAGAACGCCCGCCTGAAGGATGCCCTGGTGAG GATGAGGGATCTTTCTTCCTCAGAGAAGCAGGAGCATGTGAAACTGCAGAAGCTCATGGAGAAAAAGAACCAAGAGCTGGAAGTTGTGAGGCAACAACGGGAGCGTCTGCAGGAGGAACTGAGCCAGGCAGAGAGCACCATCGATGAACTCAAGGAACAG GTGGATGCTGCTCTCGGTGCTGAGGAGATGGTGGAGAtgctgacagaccggaacctgaATCTGGAAGAGAAAGTGCGGGAGTTGAGAGAGACTGTGGGGGATTTG GAAGCAATGAATGAGATGAATGATGAGCTGCAGGAGAATGCACGTGAGACAGAACTGGAGCTGCGGGAGCAGTTGGACATGGCAGGCGCCCGGGTCCGGGAGGCCCAGAAGCGTGTGGAGGCAGCCCAGGAGACGGTTGCAGACTACCAGCAAACCATCAAGAAGTACCGCCAGCTGACCGCCCACCTACAG GATGTGAATCGGGAACTGACAAACCAGCAGGAAGCGTCTGtggagaggcagcagcagccacctCCAGAGACATTTGACTTCAAGATCAAATTTGCTGAGACTAAGGCCCATGCCAAG GCGATTGAGATGGAATTGAGGCAGATGGAGGTGGCCCAGGCCAACCGGCACATGTCCCTGCTGACAGCCTTCATGCCTGACAGCTTCCTTCGGCCAGGTGGGGACCATGACTGTGTCCTGGTGCTGCTGCTCATGCCTCGTCTCATTTGCAAG GCAGAGCTGATCCGGAAGCAGGCCCAGGAGAAGTTTGAACTAAgtgagcactgttcagagcggcCTGGGCTCCGAGGAGCTTCTGGGGAACAGCTCAGCTTTGCTGCTGGGCTAGTGTACTCACTGAGTCTGCTGCAGGCCACACTCCACCGCTATGAACA TGCCCTCTCTCAGTGCAGTGTGGATGTGTATAAGAAGGTGGGCAGCCTCTACCCTGAGATGAGTGCGCATGAGCGCTCCTTGGATTTCCTTATTGAGCTGCTGCACAAGGATCAGCTGGATGAGACTGTTAATGTAGAGCCTCTCACCAAGGCCATCAAATACTACCAG CATCTGTACAGCATCCACCTTGCTGAACAGCCTGAGGATAGTACCATGCAGCTGGCTGACCACATTAAG TTCACCCAGAGTGCCCTGGACTGCATGAGCGTGGAGGTGGGGCGGCTGCGTGCCTTCTTGCAG GGTGGGCAGGAGGCTTCAGATATTGCCCTCCTACTCCGGGACCTGGAAACATCATGCAGTGACATCCGCCAGTTCTGCAAGAAGATCCGAAGGCGAATGCCGGGGACAGATGCTCCTGGGATCCCAGCTGCACTGGCCTTTGGACCACAG GTATCCGACACACTCCTAGACTGCAGGAAACACTTGACGTGGGTGGTGGCTGTGCTGCAGGAGgtggcagctgctgctgctcagcTCATTGCCCCATTGGCAGAGAATGAGGGACTGCCTGTGgctgccctggaggagctggcTTTCAAAGCAAGCGAGCAG ATCTATGGGACCCCCTCTAGCAGCCCCTATGAGTGTCTGCGCCAGTCGTGCAATATCCTCATCAGTACCATGAACAAGTTGGCCACAGCCATGCAGGAGGGAGAGTATGATGCAGAGCGGCCCCCCAGCAAG CCTCCTCCAGTTGAGCTGCGGGCTGCAGCCCTTCGTGCAGAGATCACAGATGCTGAAGGCCTGGGCTTGAAGCTTGAAGACCGAGAGACAGTTATCAAGGAGTTGAAGAAGTCTCTCAAGATCAAG GGGGAGGAGCTGAGTGAGGCCAACGTGCGGCTGAGCCTCTTGGAGAAGAAGTTGGACAGTGCTGCCAAGGATGCAGATGAGCGCATCGAAAAAGTCCAGACTCGGCTGGAGGAGACCCAGGCACTGCTGCGGAAGAAGGAGAA AGAGTTTGAGGAGACGATGGATGCACTCCAGGCTGACATCGACCAGCTagaggcagagaaggcagagcTAAAGCAGCGGCTGAACAGCCAGTCCAAGCGCACAATCGAGGGGCTCCGGGGGCCCCCTCCCTCGGGTATAGCTACCCTGGTCTCTGGCATTGCTGGTG GAGGCGCCCCTGGGCAGGCTCCTGGGTctgtgccaggcccagggctggtgAAGGACTCACCACTGCTGCTTCAGCAGATCTCTGCCATGAGGCTGCACATCTCCCAGCTCCAGCATGAGAACAGCATCCTCAAG GGAGCCCAAATGAAGGCATCGTTAGCAGCCCTGCCCCCTCTGCATGTGGCAAAGCTCTCCCTTCCACCCCATGAGGGCCTTGGCAGTGACCTAGCAGCTGGAGCACTGTATCGTAAGACCAGCCAGCTCCTGGAGACATTGAATCAGCTGAGTACACACACCCACGTGGTAGACATCACTCGTACCAGCCCTG CTGCCAAGAGCCCATCGGCTCAGCTCCTGGAGCAAGTGGCTCAGCTCAAGTCCCTAAGCGACACCATCGAGAAGCTCAAG GATGAAGTCCTCAAGGAGACCGTGTCTCAGCGCCCTGGTGCCACGGTCCCCACTGACTTTGCCACCTTCCCTTCATCTGCCTTCCTCAGG GCCAAGGAGGAGCAGCAGGATGACACTGTCTTCATGGGCAAAGTGACCTTCTCGTGTGCGGCTGGCCTTGGACAGCGACACCGGCTGGTGCTGACCCAGGAGCAGCTGCACCAGCTTCACAGTCGCCTCATCTCCTAA
- the DCTN1 gene encoding dynactin subunit 1 isoform X6 produces the protein MSAEASARPLRVGSRVEVIGKGHRGTVAYVGATLFATGKWVGVILDEAKGKNDGTVQGRKYFTCDEGHGIFVRQSQIQVFEDGADTTSPETPDSSASKILKRDGTDSTAKTSKLRGLKPKKAPTARKTTTRRPKPTRPASTGVAGASSSLGPSGSASAGELSSSEPSTPAQTPLAAPIIPTPALTSPGAAPPLPSPSKEEEGLRAQVRDLEEKLETLRLKRAEDKAKLKELEKHKIQLEQVQEWKSKMQEQQADLQRRLKEARKEAKEALEAKERYMEEMADTADAIEMATLDKEMAEERAESLQQEVEALKERVDELTTDLEILKAEIEEKGSDGAASSYQLKQLEEQNARLKDALVRMRDLSSSEKQEHVKLQKLMEKKNQELEVVRQQRERLQEELSQAESTIDELKEQVDAALGAEEMVEMLTDRNLNLEEKVRELRETVGDLEAMNEMNDELQENARETELELREQLDMAGARVREAQKRVEAAQETVADYQQTIKKYRQLTAHLQDVNRELTNQQEASVERQQQPPPETFDFKIKFAETKAHAKAIEMELRQMEVAQANRHMSLLTAFMPDSFLRPGGDHDCVLVLLLMPRLICKAELIRKQAQEKFELSEHCSERPGLRGASGEQLSFAAGLVYSLSLLQATLHRYEHALSQCSVDVYKKVGSLYPEMSAHERSLDFLIELLHKDQLDETVNVEPLTKAIKYYQHLYSIHLAEQPEDSTMQLADHIKFTQSALDCMSVEVGRLRAFLQGGQEASDIALLLRDLETSCSDIRQFCKKIRRRMPGTDAPGIPAALAFGPQVSDTLLDCRKHLTWVVAVLQEVAAAAAQLIAPLAENEGLPVAALEELAFKASEQIYGTPSSSPYECLRQSCNILISTMNKLATAMQEGEYDAERPPSKPPPVELRAAALRAEITDAEGLGLKLEDRETVIKELKKSLKIKGEELSEANVRLSLLEKKLDSAAKDADERIEKVQTRLEETQALLRKKEKEFEETMDALQADIDQLEAEKAELKQRLNSQSKRTIEGLRGPPPSGIATLVSGIAGEEQQRGGAPGQAPGSVPGPGLVKDSPLLLQQISAMRLHISQLQHENSILKGAQMKASLAALPPLHVAKLSLPPHEGLGSDLAAGALYRKTSQLLETLNQLSTHTHVVDITRTSPAAKSPSAQLLEQVAQLKSLSDTIEKLKDEVLKETVSQRPGATVPTDFATFPSSAFLRAKEEQQDDTVFMGKVTFSCAAGLGQRHRLVLTQEQLHQLHSRLIS, from the exons GCACCGACAGCCCGAAAG ACCACAACTCGGCGGCCCAAG CCTACCCGCCCAGCCAGTACTGGGGTGGCTGGGGCCAGTAGCTCCCTGGGCCCCTCTGGCTCAGCATCCGCAGGTGAACTGAGCAGCAGTGAGCCCAGCACGCCAGCTCAGACTCCACTGGCAGCACCCATCATCCCCACGCCGGCCCTCACCTCTCCTGGAGCAGCCCCCCCACTTCCTTCCCCCTCCAAG GaagaggaggggctgagggccCAGGTGCGGGACCTGGAGGAGAAACTGGAGACCCTGCGGTTGAAACGGGCAGAAGACAAGGCAAAGCTGAAAGAGCTGGAGAAACACAAGATCCAGCTGGAGCAGGTGCAGGAATGGAAGAGCAAAATGCAAGAGCAGCAGGCAGACCTGCAGCGGCGCCTCAAGGAGGCGCGGAAG GAAGCCAAAGAGGCACTGGAGGCAAAGGAACGCTACATGGAGGAGATGGCTGACACTGCTGATGCCATCGAGATGGCCACTCTGGACAAGGAGATGGCCGAAGAGCGGGCTGAGTCCCTGCAGCAGGAGGTGGAGGCACTGAAGGAGCGTGTGGATGAGCTCACCACTGACCTGGAGATCCTGAAGGCTGAGATTGAAGAGAAGG GCTCAGATGGGGCTGCGTCCAGTTATCAGCTCAAGCAGCTTGAGGAGCAGAACGCCCGCCTGAAGGATGCCCTGGTGAG GATGAGGGATCTTTCTTCCTCAGAGAAGCAGGAGCATGTGAAACTGCAGAAGCTCATGGAGAAAAAGAACCAAGAGCTGGAAGTTGTGAGGCAACAACGGGAGCGTCTGCAGGAGGAACTGAGCCAGGCAGAGAGCACCATCGATGAACTCAAGGAACAG GTGGATGCTGCTCTCGGTGCTGAGGAGATGGTGGAGAtgctgacagaccggaacctgaATCTGGAAGAGAAAGTGCGGGAGTTGAGAGAGACTGTGGGGGATTTG GAAGCAATGAATGAGATGAATGATGAGCTGCAGGAGAATGCACGTGAGACAGAACTGGAGCTGCGGGAGCAGTTGGACATGGCAGGCGCCCGGGTCCGGGAGGCCCAGAAGCGTGTGGAGGCAGCCCAGGAGACGGTTGCAGACTACCAGCAAACCATCAAGAAGTACCGCCAGCTGACCGCCCACCTACAG GATGTGAATCGGGAACTGACAAACCAGCAGGAAGCGTCTGtggagaggcagcagcagccacctCCAGAGACATTTGACTTCAAGATCAAATTTGCTGAGACTAAGGCCCATGCCAAG GCGATTGAGATGGAATTGAGGCAGATGGAGGTGGCCCAGGCCAACCGGCACATGTCCCTGCTGACAGCCTTCATGCCTGACAGCTTCCTTCGGCCAGGTGGGGACCATGACTGTGTCCTGGTGCTGCTGCTCATGCCTCGTCTCATTTGCAAG GCAGAGCTGATCCGGAAGCAGGCCCAGGAGAAGTTTGAACTAAgtgagcactgttcagagcggcCTGGGCTCCGAGGAGCTTCTGGGGAACAGCTCAGCTTTGCTGCTGGGCTAGTGTACTCACTGAGTCTGCTGCAGGCCACACTCCACCGCTATGAACA TGCCCTCTCTCAGTGCAGTGTGGATGTGTATAAGAAGGTGGGCAGCCTCTACCCTGAGATGAGTGCGCATGAGCGCTCCTTGGATTTCCTTATTGAGCTGCTGCACAAGGATCAGCTGGATGAGACTGTTAATGTAGAGCCTCTCACCAAGGCCATCAAATACTACCAG CATCTGTACAGCATCCACCTTGCTGAACAGCCTGAGGATAGTACCATGCAGCTGGCTGACCACATTAAG TTCACCCAGAGTGCCCTGGACTGCATGAGCGTGGAGGTGGGGCGGCTGCGTGCCTTCTTGCAG GGTGGGCAGGAGGCTTCAGATATTGCCCTCCTACTCCGGGACCTGGAAACATCATGCAGTGACATCCGCCAGTTCTGCAAGAAGATCCGAAGGCGAATGCCGGGGACAGATGCTCCTGGGATCCCAGCTGCACTGGCCTTTGGACCACAG GTATCCGACACACTCCTAGACTGCAGGAAACACTTGACGTGGGTGGTGGCTGTGCTGCAGGAGgtggcagctgctgctgctcagcTCATTGCCCCATTGGCAGAGAATGAGGGACTGCCTGTGgctgccctggaggagctggcTTTCAAAGCAAGCGAGCAG ATCTATGGGACCCCCTCTAGCAGCCCCTATGAGTGTCTGCGCCAGTCGTGCAATATCCTCATCAGTACCATGAACAAGTTGGCCACAGCCATGCAGGAGGGAGAGTATGATGCAGAGCGGCCCCCCAGCAAG CCTCCTCCAGTTGAGCTGCGGGCTGCAGCCCTTCGTGCAGAGATCACAGATGCTGAAGGCCTGGGCTTGAAGCTTGAAGACCGAGAGACAGTTATCAAGGAGTTGAAGAAGTCTCTCAAGATCAAG GGGGAGGAGCTGAGTGAGGCCAACGTGCGGCTGAGCCTCTTGGAGAAGAAGTTGGACAGTGCTGCCAAGGATGCAGATGAGCGCATCGAAAAAGTCCAGACTCGGCTGGAGGAGACCCAGGCACTGCTGCGGAAGAAGGAGAA AGAGTTTGAGGAGACGATGGATGCACTCCAGGCTGACATCGACCAGCTagaggcagagaaggcagagcTAAAGCAGCGGCTGAACAGCCAGTCCAAGCGCACAATCGAGGGGCTCCGGGGGCCCCCTCCCTCGGGTATAGCTACCCTGGTCTCTGGCATTGCTGGTG AAGAACAGCAGCGAG GAGGCGCCCCTGGGCAGGCTCCTGGGTctgtgccaggcccagggctggtgAAGGACTCACCACTGCTGCTTCAGCAGATCTCTGCCATGAGGCTGCACATCTCCCAGCTCCAGCATGAGAACAGCATCCTCAAG GGAGCCCAAATGAAGGCATCGTTAGCAGCCCTGCCCCCTCTGCATGTGGCAAAGCTCTCCCTTCCACCCCATGAGGGCCTTGGCAGTGACCTAGCAGCTGGAGCACTGTATCGTAAGACCAGCCAGCTCCTGGAGACATTGAATCAGCTGAGTACACACACCCACGTGGTAGACATCACTCGTACCAGCCCTG CTGCCAAGAGCCCATCGGCTCAGCTCCTGGAGCAAGTGGCTCAGCTCAAGTCCCTAAGCGACACCATCGAGAAGCTCAAG GATGAAGTCCTCAAGGAGACCGTGTCTCAGCGCCCTGGTGCCACGGTCCCCACTGACTTTGCCACCTTCCCTTCATCTGCCTTCCTCAGG GCCAAGGAGGAGCAGCAGGATGACACTGTCTTCATGGGCAAAGTGACCTTCTCGTGTGCGGCTGGCCTTGGACAGCGACACCGGCTGGTGCTGACCCAGGAGCAGCTGCACCAGCTTCACAGTCGCCTCATCTCCTAA
- the DCTN1 gene encoding dynactin subunit 1 isoform X20 — MMRQAPTARKTTTRRPKPTRPASTGVAGASSSLGPSGSASAGELSSSEPSTPAQTPLAAPIIPTPALTSPGAAPPLPSPSKEEEGLRAQVRDLEEKLETLRLKRAEDKAKLKELEKHKIQLEQVQEWKSKMQEQQADLQRRLKEARKEAKEALEAKERYMEEMADTADAIEMATLDKEMAEERAESLQQEVEALKERVDELTTDLEILKAEIEEKGSDGAASSYQLKQLEEQNARLKDALVRMRDLSSSEKQEHVKLQKLMEKKNQELEVVRQQRERLQEELSQAESTIDELKEQVDAALGAEEMVEMLTDRNLNLEEKVRELRETVGDLEAMNEMNDELQENARETELELREQLDMAGARVREAQKRVEAAQETVADYQQTIKKYRQLTAHLQDVNRELTNQQEASVERQQQPPPETFDFKIKFAETKAHAKAIEMELRQMEVAQANRHMSLLTAFMPDSFLRPGGDHDCVLVLLLMPRLICKAELIRKQAQEKFELSEHCSERPGLRGASGEQLSFAAGLVYSLSLLQATLHRYEHALSQCSVDVYKKVGSLYPEMSAHERSLDFLIELLHKDQLDETVNVEPLTKAIKYYQHLYSIHLAEQPEDSTMQLADHIKFTQSALDCMSVEVGRLRAFLQGGQEASDIALLLRDLETSCSDIRQFCKKIRRRMPGTDAPGIPAALAFGPQVSDTLLDCRKHLTWVVAVLQEVAAAAAQLIAPLAENEGLPVAALEELAFKASEQIYGTPSSSPYECLRQSCNILISTMNKLATAMQEGEYDAERPPSKPPPVELRAAALRAEITDAEGLGLKLEDRETVIKELKKSLKIKGEELSEANVRLSLLEKKLDSAAKDADERIEKVQTRLEETQALLRKKEKEFEETMDALQADIDQLEAEKAELKQRLNSQSKRTIEGLRGPPPSGIATLVSGIAGGGAPGQAPGSVPGPGLVKDSPLLLQQISAMRLHISQLQHENSILKGAQMKASLAALPPLHVAKLSLPPHEGLGSDLAAGALYRKTSQLLETLNQLSTHTHVVDITRTSPAAKSPSAQLLEQVAQLKSLSDTIEKLKDEVLKETVSQRPGATVPTDFATFPSSAFLRAKEEQQDDTVFMGKVTFSCAAGLGQRHRLVLTQEQLHQLHSRLIS; from the exons atGATGAGACAGGCACCGACAGCCCGAAAG ACCACAACTCGGCGGCCCAAG CCTACCCGCCCAGCCAGTACTGGGGTGGCTGGGGCCAGTAGCTCCCTGGGCCCCTCTGGCTCAGCATCCGCAGGTGAACTGAGCAGCAGTGAGCCCAGCACGCCAGCTCAGACTCCACTGGCAGCACCCATCATCCCCACGCCGGCCCTCACCTCTCCTGGAGCAGCCCCCCCACTTCCTTCCCCCTCCAAG GaagaggaggggctgagggccCAGGTGCGGGACCTGGAGGAGAAACTGGAGACCCTGCGGTTGAAACGGGCAGAAGACAAGGCAAAGCTGAAAGAGCTGGAGAAACACAAGATCCAGCTGGAGCAGGTGCAGGAATGGAAGAGCAAAATGCAAGAGCAGCAGGCAGACCTGCAGCGGCGCCTCAAGGAGGCGCGGAAG GAAGCCAAAGAGGCACTGGAGGCAAAGGAACGCTACATGGAGGAGATGGCTGACACTGCTGATGCCATCGAGATGGCCACTCTGGACAAGGAGATGGCCGAAGAGCGGGCTGAGTCCCTGCAGCAGGAGGTGGAGGCACTGAAGGAGCGTGTGGATGAGCTCACCACTGACCTGGAGATCCTGAAGGCTGAGATTGAAGAGAAGG GCTCAGATGGGGCTGCGTCCAGTTATCAGCTCAAGCAGCTTGAGGAGCAGAACGCCCGCCTGAAGGATGCCCTGGTGAG GATGAGGGATCTTTCTTCCTCAGAGAAGCAGGAGCATGTGAAACTGCAGAAGCTCATGGAGAAAAAGAACCAAGAGCTGGAAGTTGTGAGGCAACAACGGGAGCGTCTGCAGGAGGAACTGAGCCAGGCAGAGAGCACCATCGATGAACTCAAGGAACAG GTGGATGCTGCTCTCGGTGCTGAGGAGATGGTGGAGAtgctgacagaccggaacctgaATCTGGAAGAGAAAGTGCGGGAGTTGAGAGAGACTGTGGGGGATTTG GAAGCAATGAATGAGATGAATGATGAGCTGCAGGAGAATGCACGTGAGACAGAACTGGAGCTGCGGGAGCAGTTGGACATGGCAGGCGCCCGGGTCCGGGAGGCCCAGAAGCGTGTGGAGGCAGCCCAGGAGACGGTTGCAGACTACCAGCAAACCATCAAGAAGTACCGCCAGCTGACCGCCCACCTACAG GATGTGAATCGGGAACTGACAAACCAGCAGGAAGCGTCTGtggagaggcagcagcagccacctCCAGAGACATTTGACTTCAAGATCAAATTTGCTGAGACTAAGGCCCATGCCAAG GCGATTGAGATGGAATTGAGGCAGATGGAGGTGGCCCAGGCCAACCGGCACATGTCCCTGCTGACAGCCTTCATGCCTGACAGCTTCCTTCGGCCAGGTGGGGACCATGACTGTGTCCTGGTGCTGCTGCTCATGCCTCGTCTCATTTGCAAG GCAGAGCTGATCCGGAAGCAGGCCCAGGAGAAGTTTGAACTAAgtgagcactgttcagagcggcCTGGGCTCCGAGGAGCTTCTGGGGAACAGCTCAGCTTTGCTGCTGGGCTAGTGTACTCACTGAGTCTGCTGCAGGCCACACTCCACCGCTATGAACA TGCCCTCTCTCAGTGCAGTGTGGATGTGTATAAGAAGGTGGGCAGCCTCTACCCTGAGATGAGTGCGCATGAGCGCTCCTTGGATTTCCTTATTGAGCTGCTGCACAAGGATCAGCTGGATGAGACTGTTAATGTAGAGCCTCTCACCAAGGCCATCAAATACTACCAG CATCTGTACAGCATCCACCTTGCTGAACAGCCTGAGGATAGTACCATGCAGCTGGCTGACCACATTAAG TTCACCCAGAGTGCCCTGGACTGCATGAGCGTGGAGGTGGGGCGGCTGCGTGCCTTCTTGCAG GGTGGGCAGGAGGCTTCAGATATTGCCCTCCTACTCCGGGACCTGGAAACATCATGCAGTGACATCCGCCAGTTCTGCAAGAAGATCCGAAGGCGAATGCCGGGGACAGATGCTCCTGGGATCCCAGCTGCACTGGCCTTTGGACCACAG GTATCCGACACACTCCTAGACTGCAGGAAACACTTGACGTGGGTGGTGGCTGTGCTGCAGGAGgtggcagctgctgctgctcagcTCATTGCCCCATTGGCAGAGAATGAGGGACTGCCTGTGgctgccctggaggagctggcTTTCAAAGCAAGCGAGCAG ATCTATGGGACCCCCTCTAGCAGCCCCTATGAGTGTCTGCGCCAGTCGTGCAATATCCTCATCAGTACCATGAACAAGTTGGCCACAGCCATGCAGGAGGGAGAGTATGATGCAGAGCGGCCCCCCAGCAAG CCTCCTCCAGTTGAGCTGCGGGCTGCAGCCCTTCGTGCAGAGATCACAGATGCTGAAGGCCTGGGCTTGAAGCTTGAAGACCGAGAGACAGTTATCAAGGAGTTGAAGAAGTCTCTCAAGATCAAG GGGGAGGAGCTGAGTGAGGCCAACGTGCGGCTGAGCCTCTTGGAGAAGAAGTTGGACAGTGCTGCCAAGGATGCAGATGAGCGCATCGAAAAAGTCCAGACTCGGCTGGAGGAGACCCAGGCACTGCTGCGGAAGAAGGAGAA AGAGTTTGAGGAGACGATGGATGCACTCCAGGCTGACATCGACCAGCTagaggcagagaaggcagagcTAAAGCAGCGGCTGAACAGCCAGTCCAAGCGCACAATCGAGGGGCTCCGGGGGCCCCCTCCCTCGGGTATAGCTACCCTGGTCTCTGGCATTGCTGGTG GAGGCGCCCCTGGGCAGGCTCCTGGGTctgtgccaggcccagggctggtgAAGGACTCACCACTGCTGCTTCAGCAGATCTCTGCCATGAGGCTGCACATCTCCCAGCTCCAGCATGAGAACAGCATCCTCAAG GGAGCCCAAATGAAGGCATCGTTAGCAGCCCTGCCCCCTCTGCATGTGGCAAAGCTCTCCCTTCCACCCCATGAGGGCCTTGGCAGTGACCTAGCAGCTGGAGCACTGTATCGTAAGACCAGCCAGCTCCTGGAGACATTGAATCAGCTGAGTACACACACCCACGTGGTAGACATCACTCGTACCAGCCCTG CTGCCAAGAGCCCATCGGCTCAGCTCCTGGAGCAAGTGGCTCAGCTCAAGTCCCTAAGCGACACCATCGAGAAGCTCAAG GATGAAGTCCTCAAGGAGACCGTGTCTCAGCGCCCTGGTGCCACGGTCCCCACTGACTTTGCCACCTTCCCTTCATCTGCCTTCCTCAGG GCCAAGGAGGAGCAGCAGGATGACACTGTCTTCATGGGCAAAGTGACCTTCTCGTGTGCGGCTGGCCTTGGACAGCGACACCGGCTGGTGCTGACCCAGGAGCAGCTGCACCAGCTTCACAGTCGCCTCATCTCCTAA